ATTAAATGGGCTGAATATTCTGCAATAAACTTACCTATGGATAATAAAGATTCGCTTGTCTTCATGAATGTGATATTTTTTAATCGGGCGCAAAAGTACAAAAAAGAGTTCTAGGAGCAAGCCTTATCTCTGAATATTTTCTCACAAAATATTCGGGAACAAAAAGCGCAGTCTTTCATAGAGCCCACCAATGAGCTGCTATGAAAGACTGCGTCAATCTTTTCATGCCTTAACTAACCTAACTAACTTTATCTAACCTAACTACAAAATATCCGAAAACTCTTTTATACTACTAATAATCCTATCTTTCAATATCTTATTTTCAACTATTGAAAAATCGCAGGCAACGTCTGCCGGGGCTAATAATATAGCTTTAGCTTCTTCTGCATCTGCCATCTCTTCCGGATGCTTCTTGAAATAGCATTCCCATTGGGAAGCTAATTGTGGAGTTACACCCAGCACATAGTTGATGAAATCATCGTCCGTCAAAAAATCCTTTACCTTAGAGTACATATCGCATCCTTTTTTAAGCGTTTACATAAATAGGACGGCATTCTCTTGTATATGTACTCAACAAAATAACCTTTTTACTAATATTAACTTGCCAATGTGCGTAGCTTGGACAGTCCGCGATGCATCAAGTTGCGTACAGACTGATAATTCATGTTCATAATCTCACAGATATCTTCATATTTCTTTTCTTCTATATAATATAAGGTAAGTGCTTCGCGCTGGCGGGGTGATAATTGGTTTAGTAAACGCCTTACCAATGAAAACTCGTTCTTACGTTGCTCATTTTCCATATAATCCTCTTCTATATCTGTAGGAGTCGGTAGATTCACCTCTTCTATAGAGGTATCAGACATATACATGCGTTTGCGAAGTTCATCGCAAAGTTTATTTTTTAATGAGATGAACAAGTATGACCTTACATTATCAATAGCGCCTAATTCGTTTCTTTTAGTATAGAGTTTCACGAAAACATCATGGATGCAATCTTGAAGTAACTCTTTATCAATAGTCAGCTTCAACCCGTAATTAAAAAGGATGTTGATATGCGAATCATACAGTTGAGAAAAAGCTGCCATATTTCCCGCTTGAAAAGAAGCGAATAAAGTCTCGGTTGAATTATTAGTCTGTTCCATCATAGCATTAATTCGATTGATTTGATGTTGCAAAACTAAGCAGTATCGACCGTAACCTTAGGTAAAATCTGGTTTGTGGATTGAAAAAACAAGTATCATGTTTTATAACACTCTTTTACTAGAAATTACTGATGAAAAAGAAAAATCCCGCTGATTTGCCTTCAGCGGGATTTTTTGTTTTATAGCTTATGGAACCAATAAATACCTTCTTTCTTATCTGGTACCTTTAGATTATATAATCCGTTTATTTTCAGTGATTTATTGATAATTTCCATCTTTCCGGAGCTTGGGTGAATGTACTTTAATGCATACTTTCCGGACGATAATTGAATAGGAATATCTGTTCCCGACTTGGAATAAATGATACTTCCAATATCAGATTTTACCAATTTCTTGTACTCATCGGTATTCGTTTCTTCCACTTCCATTATTGCAGCATCCCTTAGAAAGACTTTATCCGTGCACGGAATTACAGGACATGAACCACCCGCCATGAATATTGCCCATCCCATAGCCGGATAATTCTGTGCATAGAATGTCACTGCCTTCTGAGGATATTTCTGACGATACTCATTTACCGCTTTGTATGCTTCACTGAAAGTAACTTTCCCTACTTTCATTTTACGCATATGCTGGCGGGGAGCCATATTCTTTCCGCCTTCCGGTGCAAAGATTCCATCCGTCTTGTAATGCCAATAGCGGATGTTAATAATGTCTACCACGGCAGCCCGTTTAGAATCTGCCAGAATGGCATCCTGCACATCTTTTGTTGTACTCAATGCAACTTTTGCCTTCTTGCCGGTTTCCGCTTCCCACTCGGCTATGACATCCAGCCAAAACTGCACAAAGTGCAACGGACCTGTGAATTCAGCGCTTGTCAGTTGGATGACATTCGAATTATCAGCGAAGTTATCCAGACATTGACGGATATATTGCCTGTGCAGCTCGCGACGTACCGGATGAGTAATATCGTAGAACATATCTGCCACGAAGATTCGTTTGTCTCCGGCAAACGGAACAGGTTCCGGGAATCCGGTCTGGTTGATATTGTTGCTGCTTCTCCACGGACTATCCACCCAGTGTGCGCCGGCTTCTATGATATTATGCTGGAAGTAGTTTTCGTGAAATAAAAGCAGTCCGTCTTCACTCCCTTTTTCCGCAAATTCCTTCAATCGTGCCCAATACCATGCGTTAGGGCGGTTCAAGTCATACTTGCTTAACCCTTCCCAGGCAGTTCCCTGACCACTACGTCCGAAAGGCTGTTCGTAGAAAGGTCCCCATACATCTCCATCCCGACGACGAACACGTTCATGGTCGTCCCGGCGGCGGTCATACCATAGTCCGTAATTTTGGTCAAAGACAAGAATGTTCTTCTGCTTCATAAAGTTGACGACAGAATCAATACGGTCCGTCAGCCCCAGTCCTTCACGTCCCGGAACAAAGCGGGTAATGGCAGGACTTGCCTTTTTCAAGAAACAGGTTTTGAGTCTTCCATTCCACCAGGGAGTGGTATGACTGCCACCTACCAGCAAAGTGCCGTCCATTTGGATACGTCCATTGGCAATGGTTACTTCCGGTTGAGTCGAGAACATCTTTGAGTTTGAAGGAATCTTTTTCTCTTGGATGTCCTCTATTGATTTCACTCCGGCTGACGCTACCGAAGGAGAAAACTTCTTTTCTTCAATCCAGTGTTCCAATGTCAGGCGAGGAATATAGGCTTCTTTTGCCAGTTTCATAGCCACTTCTACGGTAGGACTACTCGTTGCACTTGTATTTCTAGGCAGGATACGGGCACGTTCAGCACCTTCTTTTTGCAATCGGTCTGCCAATTGGGCATAAAAGATACTGCGTGGCTGTACATGATTATTGGACTGCGCCCATTCACCATCTCCTGAGAACTGCGCCCAGCAACCGTATGCACGGTTCTTTGCATCTTTTGCCGGAGCATAACATTCGATTTCTGCGGCGGTACACTGCCAGAACAGGCTATTTGCCGTATTCCATCCGGCCCCGTTCTTATCTTGTCCCAAGTTCTTGAATGTGAGATTATGTCCGTCGATATTGACCACATCAAACAGTAATCCGCATGCCCAAGCATCAATGGAACCGCTGAATCCTAGAGACTCATACGAATCACATTGTACGAAAGCATTGGGCCCGGCTGCACAGTATCCGGCAGCAAAGTCATGGATTCCTTGCTCTGAATAGCAACGTTGGAATAAGGTCTGCTGTCCCAACGTATGGAAAGTACAACGGCGCATTCCGCCAATCTCAGAAACAGGCTCTCTTGAAATACAGTCCTCAACGGTAATTTTGGAACCTGTACGCTGAACTATAACGGCACTTCCCGCAAAATGCTTGAAATTAACCATTCTTACCCAGCAATTTTCCGCATCTTCGATGGAGATACCTGTCCAACAATGGTCTTCGTCTTTGGGATAAAGTCTATCATAATCGGAAACCAATGTCATATTCTCTACTCCACAATGATTGATACGTCCGTTCCATTGGTAGGTCACGATGGAAGAAGTACCATATTGGGCGTCCAAAGCGACAGTCAATGGGGCATCCAATGTGATTTGATTGCCATTCACTTCGGTAATAGTCCTGTCCCAAGTCAAATCCATATCGCCCTCTTTCCATCCTAAAGCACTAATTCCACCACCAAAGATGTCGCAGCCTAAGGAAGCAATCCATTCTTTCCCGGAAGGGCGGGTTACCATTATCCGGTCACCTTTCTTCAGAGAAGTTCCTAAAGCTACTTCCAATGTTCTTGTATTTACCGGAACGTATTTGGAAAGCACCTGCAATGTATCCTGCATATTCAGGTCATCCGTCCCTTCTACATAGATAAGCGAACCCCTGTCTACTCCTTTCTTCAACAGTACTGTTTTCTCTTTATCCATTCCCCGCAGTACGACTCCCGACGTAGCAATACGGATACTGCCGGATAAAGAAAATTCTCCCTTGTCCAGTAATACGGCTCCGCGAAAACCGGAAGCATCGGGAGTTAGTGACGCTACGTAGTCGATGGCACGTTGGATGCGTGCAGTGTTATCTCCTGCCTTCCAAGGCACAAACACCACATTCCGAACGGAAGGAATATCCTGTTCGGATGCCTGATAACCGCAAGTGGAGAAATCAAGAATTCGGTTTCCCCTCTCATCGGTCAGATAAGTGATTTGGTCATCCTTTACCTGCAAAGCAAAGGTTTGCGCATGACTCTGCGCAAACCCAATACCCAATAATCCCAAAAGGATAGTTCTTATTTGTATGTTCATTACAATAAACTTTATAATCTATTCATTTGGCTAAAATAAACTTTTTCGCTTGGACAGTGTATCGTGATTGTTCTTCAAATCTGTCCAGTCCACTTTCTTCTTTGTATCTATACCATGAATGTATTTTTCGATGTTGGTATAACCGTCACCATTACAATCTTTCACAGCGTCAGTCGGGTCGTTCGGATTCAGTCCGTTAGCGGTTTCCCAGACATCCGGCATACCGTCGCCATCCGTATCGACATAGGGTTCCCCCTTATATTCGGGAAGTCCGCCCACTTGACGAATATCTGTAATGATTCCCAGTTTATAAGAATCGGCAGGTAAGCGTCTCTTCACATAAGGAGAGACAAACTCAGGCGCGTCTTTTACATAAATGGCTTTTCCTGTCTGCACAGTCTTGATGACACGGGCATCTACGGCATCGCGTTTCGGGAAGTTGGCTCCTACATTATCCAATACAAAATTATACGCTTTTTTGGTATCCATGACCGTCACGGGAGACATTTTGAACGGTTCGTCCACTTTTATTTGCGGCAGGAACTTTTCGGTATCCACTTCACTGGCGAGTTGCACGCCACCGTCCCAATTGTTCTTTGTCACTTTGGCATTGCCATGAACGATATTCCCGTTCACATAAGCTTTTCCAAAAGACAAAGGCCGGCTTTTGTCTCGTCCGGCTTCCGGTTTGAGGATACGGTACGAAATTGGCTTATCCAACGGAGTGATAGGACCCGGTTTGAAGTAATTATTAATCATGTTGTAGAAACTCTTGTTATCTCCCCCATCTACGGAACGATTCCACCAGTTGAAAACAACGTTGTTGACGAAGTTGAAGTCGCCGTCCATACCTACCGAACTGTTACGGCTGATATTGGAAGCAAAGAGATTACGGCAGAACATACTGTTATGCCCACCGATAGTAGCACCGAACGCATGGTTGTAAGCATCCAATGCTTCGGAGAATACGGAATTCTGAATGGTGATATTCACAGTCGGAAGTTTCAATCCATGCCCGTCTGCTCCCCTGTTATATACATGGCGGTAGATAGACATATTCTCATCCAGTCCCCAACTTGCCGAGCAATGGTCAATCATAATATTTCCCACTGCATTTCCACCCACCGCATCATCACGGAATGCTACATCTTGCGCACCACGGCGGAAACGCATATGACGGATAACAACATCATGCGTATCAATCAGAAAGGACTGGCCTGTCACACAAATACCGTCTCCGGGTGCTGTCTGACCGGCAATCGTCACATAAGGGGCACGCACGCTAATCGGGCTTTTCAAACGGATTACACCCGATACGTTGAAAACGATGATACGTGCGCCACCGGTTTCGCAGGCTTCCCGAAGTGTTCCGGCTCCCGAATCTTCGAGGGAAGTAACTACGATTACCTTTCCCCCACGACCGCCGGGAGTGTACATACCGCCACCTTCCGCACCGGGGAAAGCGGGAATATTACTCTTTATCAAATCTTCCGGTTTGGAAGCCCACGGCTTGTAGGGACGTCCTTTTTGTGCTTCTTGCAAAACTGTCGGCAAGGCTTTTTCCCATGCCGCATCTGACTTCTGTTCGAACTCCGCTTCTTGTTTTGCTCCTCGTGCCTTTACTGAGTCCGGAATCACAGGATACTGTGCTGCCGCAGGGAGTACACAGGCAACCAGCATCCACGCTGATAATACTTTCTTGATGTTATTCATTCTTTCGAATCTTAATAGGTTTTCTAAAAAGACGATTAAGAAAGCATTTTGTAATCGGTTATTTCTCTCCTTTCCGCCATTCATTCATATATTCACGAGGGGTCTGGTTATATTTCTTCCGGAAACACTTGCTATAATACCCCGAATCTTTGAATCCGACAGCAAATGCAACTTCGGAAACACTTAAATCCGTGTTCTTTATCAGTTCGATGGATTTGTTCAGACGGATCTCTTTTACCAGGTCTACGGGTGCCAGTCCGGTAAGGCTCTTCAACTTCTTGAAGAATGCCGAACGGCTCAAGCCGATGCCGGAAGCTATCGTGTCTATATTGAAGTCACTGTCATCCATGTTTTCCTCAATTACCTGATGAATCTTTTCGAGGAATTGCACGTCTTTCTTTACCAAGAACTGTTCGTAGCTGTCCTCTTGCGTCGTTGTCTGATTTTCCATTTGCTGGCGGATACGTTCACGGAATATTTTCCGTTCGGCGAGCAATTGGTCGATACGTGCCAACAGGTATTCCTTGCTGAATGGTTTTGTGATATAAGCGTTCGCTCCCAGTGTAATTGCTTTTGTCTTGGCGCCTTCATCATTCTTCGCGGTCAGGATAATCACCGGGATATGGCTGATTTGGAAGTCCTTACGGATAGCCTGCAACATTTCCAAACCATCCATTTCCGGCATCATCTGGTCGGTCACCACAATGTCGGGGTGATACAGATGTACTTTCTTCAATCCTTCCACCCCATTATTGGCAATATGGATATTGAATTTATCCTCTAATTGAAGTTTTATCAATTGGCAGAGGTCTTTATTATCTTCCACCAACAAAAGAGTGGGCAATGAAGCGTCAAATTCGGGTTCGTCTTCTGTTCCTTCTATGGAAGAAATATTTTCAGTTTCTTCATCGGAAGTTACCGGAGCTGCTTCCGTATCGCTGACATAGAAATCAACTTCCGACGGGCGGTAATGTTCCTTGTCCATCAAAAGTTCCACTATAAATACAGCGCCCTGTCCATCCGGGCTTTCCGCACGGATAAGTCCGTGATGCAGGTTGACTATCTCTTTGGAAAGAGCCAAACCGATACCTGTACCTTGATAATAGGGATTCTTCGTATTCTCCCCTTGCGAGAAGCGTTCGAATATTTCAGTCAGCTTGTTTTGCGGAATCCCTTCCCCGTTATCTTCTACCCGCACATAACAGCGTTTCCCATCATCCGTCAATCCTGCAGTGACATGGATACTTCCACCGGCATGTGTAAACTTGAATGCGTTCGATATGATATTACGGACTACAATGCTCAATTTTTCCTTGTCTGCCCATACCATAATCGCTTCATCCGGCAATTGGAATGTGAAACTGATTTCATTTTCTTCCGATAGTACGCGGAACTCTTTTTGGAAAGAGGCTATCATTTCATTGAAATCAATCAAGGAAACATGCAAGCGCATCTTGCCATTCTGAATCTTCCTGAAATCGAGAATCTGATTGACTAACTGCAACATCTGATTGGTGTTCTTCTCCATCAATTCTACATATTGCAATCCTTTCGGAGATAATTTTTCACGTTCCTTCAATTCTTGTATCGGGCCTTTAATCAATGTCAGAGGAGTACGGAGCTCGTGGGAGATATTGGTAAAGAACTTGATTTTCATTTCCGAAACCTTTTGTTCAATATAGATATCATTCTTCATTTTAAGCATGAAGAAAGCCAGGCGCAGACCGAAATAGAGAGCTGCCAGCCCAAGAATTACATAGATTAGAGTAGCCCACCAACTCAACCACCAGGGTGGAAGGATAGTGACAGCCAAAGTACAGTCGGAAACAAGTTCCGGGTTCGCTTCGTCGATAGTTTCTACGCGGAATGTATAGTCGCCCGGTGGGACGTTGGTGTAAGAAGCGATGCGGTTCTTACCGTTATAGTGCCATTCTTTCTCATATCCTTCGAGTATATAACGATAAGACACCCGGTTCTGATTGTAGAAATTCAAGGCGGCAAATTCTATCGTGAACATGGATTGATTGTAGTTCAGCCGGATCGCATCAGTGTATGTGATGGATTCTTTCAAAATCGGGCAATCCTGAAAACTACGCAAATCCCGGTTGGACACCTTAAAGTCTACGATGCGCGTATCATAGTTGGTATGTTGCGTTTCCAGTTTATCGGGCGAAAATGCCAGGATTCCCTGCCGGGTGCCAATCCATAAGTCGCCGTTCAATGTACGGAGCGCACTCCCCTCTTCCATTTCCACGTTCAGGAAACCGTCATATTTGTCGTAGTTGCGGAATTGCTCGGTAGCTTTATTGAAGCAGGACAAACCTATTTCTGTCGTGAACCACAGATTACCGTTCTTATCTTCTACGATTGATTTGACTACATCGTTGTTCATACCTTCACGTATGCCGTAAGATTTGAAAATCGGTTCATGCTTTTCCTTATCATATCGCACCAGCCTGTTCAGTCCGCCACCAAACACACTTACCCAGATTTGTGAATCAGTATCCTTATACAATACATAAATATCATTGTCCGCTACGTTGGAACGTTCGCTGACCTGACGATAGGTTTCAAACTGAATTTGTTCGGGTACGGTAAAATGCCCGTCAAAAGACATCAAGCCATCCATTGTTCCCACCCAAATACGTCCGTTTTCGTCTTCCGTCATTGTGCGCACTTCCATATAAAGACCGTAGGGTGGGTATTGTTTTAGCCCGTTATATTTATGTATAAAGACAATCTCTCCGTTTTCTTCGGAAAGAAGGTTCAGTCCGCCGCCCAATAGTCCTACCCAGATACGTCCACGGCTATCCTGATAAGTGAAGTACACATCATTGTTGCTGATAGAGTTCGGATTCTTAGGGTCATTCTTGTAACGGGTAAAACGCAAGCCATGAGGTGAATTCATGTCCGGTTCGGCTTTGACGAGTCCGTTACCTTTGGTAGAAAACCAGAGATTGCCGTCTTTATCTTCCATTATATGATAGACGGCTCCCAATAGATAGTTTTTGTCCGAGAAAATCTGTTTCACTTGTCCGTTGCGGTCCAGACGATACAAAGTCTGCCAACGGGTTCCCACCCAAATGTCACCATTCTGTGCCTGGAAGAGGGCACGTATTCCCTGGTTCCAGGAAGTCGGCCTTTCGGTTGTTACGGGTACGGGAGATACTTCGGTCAATAACTGGAACTGTTTTTTGGGGAAGTTCACCCTATATACTCCGCTGCTTGTAGACGCTAACCATAGAATTCCATCCTTATCCAGAAGAAGATGGAAAAAAAGTTGGTCGGGAATATCATCAGAGAAAGGCTTCATCTGGTTGATACGTGTCATTTCCAGCTTATCCCTATCGAACAGAAGTATCTCCCCTCCCGGAGTCAGGAAAAACATGCCTTGTTCGCCGGCATCCTGCATTTCGAAGTTTCCGATGGCCTTGTTCTGATTGGGAAATGTAAAACGGTGGTTGCTTTTGTTCAGAGGGTCATAGTAAGTCAAAGCATGATTCCCTTCCTGAAACCATATCTTGTCATATTTATCGTAGAATATGATTCCGCCATCTTTTTCGGGAATGGTAAACGGAAGTTTGGTTAGTTGCTTGTAGCCGATATTGTATTCGTAGGTTCCTTCATTCGTGGTGATATACATCAAGCCGGATTCTGTAACCAGTATATTAGAGACAGGCTGTTCGATTTCCGGTATTTCGTAGCGGTTCACGACTCCGTTTTGCGGGTCAATGCTGTAAATATGACCGTTTTTGTCTCCCAGCCATAAGAATTTGGCATTATAAGAAGCGCAAGTGAACTGTTCGGGATTGGCAGAAATCTTTTTCTGTATAAAGTCAGCAGGCTTATCTCTCAGGGCTTTGCCTTTTCTAAGAGACAAAATCTGATAATCCATACCAATCCAGTTGATGAATTCAGTTGTTTCACAAAATACGTTATGTTTCAAGCGCATATCATAGACGTTCACATTGGGGCGTGAATCATGCAACTGCTTCATTGTAATCTTGCCTTCTTTGTCGGTATAGGCACGCAGAAGGCTCTTGTCTTTGGTCAGTAGCAGGACATCTCCGTCTTCTGTCGTCTGAATTTTAATTATCTGGATATTTTCGGAGTATTCTTTCACATCGTCATAAACAGCGTGAAAACTCTCATGCCGCTTGTCGAACAGATAAAGTTTACGGTCGATGGTCTTAATCCACAGGAAACCGTTTTTATCTTCTACAATACGTTGAATCTTGCGAGGGGGGATATCGGCGGAATAAAAACCGTCGCGGTTATCATATGAACGGAATTTTGTTCCGTCAAAACTACATAATCCATACCAGGTGCCAAACCAGACAAAGCCGTCTGTTCCCTTTAATGTACAGTTAACAATATTATTGGGCAAACCCCGTTCTGCTGTGTAGTGTTCTACAATCATATTCGGATAGGCAAAAGCACAGACGCCCATCATCGACAGTAATAGTATTAGAATATTCCGTTTTCTCATTTAGGGTACTAATTGGAATTAAATGCAGTCAAAGGTAATCTTTTTTTTGAAGATAGTGAGCTAAAATCACTATCTTCTTATCTTTTCTCATTCTATTTTTCAGTTCCAAATTCAGTCTGCTGACGTTCTACTTCATCCAATACCCGTTGGCGTTCTTCTTCTGTCAACTTTATTTTTCCTTCGGATTTACTTTTTGACAAGTCTGTTTTTATGGTTGATGAAGCCATAGCCTGTTCTTCATAACAAAAAGGAAGCTCTGCCGGGATACTTTCAAATTCCAGTTCGGCAGCCGTCGGTGCCTGTGTACCTTCAAACTGGACATGGGCTTTCACTTTTATCTTTCCGGCTTTCCGTGTAGAACGAATCAATACGGGAGCCGAGCCGAATTCAACAGCGCTGGGATTGGCATTGATTGTGGCATCTCCGATAATCTCCCCTTCGCCCTCTACCGTAAATATGATATTTTCCTTTGCCAGACGACGCACGTTTCCGCTATCATCGGTCACTTCGGCAACTACTACAATAAAATCGGAACCGTCTGCTACCAGATTTACTTTCTGAGTGTCTACATACATACGCAGTTTGGTAGAACGGCGGGAAGGCATTTTCTTTTGTGTAC
This portion of the Bacteroides acidifaciens genome encodes:
- a CDS encoding RNA polymerase sigma factor, which translates into the protein MMEQTNNSTETLFASFQAGNMAAFSQLYDSHINILFNYGLKLTIDKELLQDCIHDVFVKLYTKRNELGAIDNVRSYLFISLKNKLCDELRKRMYMSDTSIEEVNLPTPTDIEEDYMENEQRKNEFSLVRRLLNQLSPRQREALTLYYIEEKKYEDICEIMNMNYQSVRNLMHRGLSKLRTLAS
- a CDS encoding DUF6298 domain-containing protein — encoded protein: MNIQIRTILLGLLGIGFAQSHAQTFALQVKDDQITYLTDERGNRILDFSTCGYQASEQDIPSVRNVVFVPWKAGDNTARIQRAIDYVASLTPDASGFRGAVLLDKGEFSLSGSIRIATSGVVLRGMDKEKTVLLKKGVDRGSLIYVEGTDDLNMQDTLQVLSKYVPVNTRTLEVALGTSLKKGDRIMVTRPSGKEWIASLGCDIFGGGISALGWKEGDMDLTWDRTITEVNGNQITLDAPLTVALDAQYGTSSIVTYQWNGRINHCGVENMTLVSDYDRLYPKDEDHCWTGISIEDAENCWVRMVNFKHFAGSAVIVQRTGSKITVEDCISREPVSEIGGMRRCTFHTLGQQTLFQRCYSEQGIHDFAAGYCAAGPNAFVQCDSYESLGFSGSIDAWACGLLFDVVNIDGHNLTFKNLGQDKNGAGWNTANSLFWQCTAAEIECYAPAKDAKNRAYGCWAQFSGDGEWAQSNNHVQPRSIFYAQLADRLQKEGAERARILPRNTSATSSPTVEVAMKLAKEAYIPRLTLEHWIEEKKFSPSVASAGVKSIEDIQEKKIPSNSKMFSTQPEVTIANGRIQMDGTLLVGGSHTTPWWNGRLKTCFLKKASPAITRFVPGREGLGLTDRIDSVVNFMKQKNILVFDQNYGLWYDRRRDDHERVRRRDGDVWGPFYEQPFGRSGQGTAWEGLSKYDLNRPNAWYWARLKEFAEKGSEDGLLLFHENYFQHNIIEAGAHWVDSPWRSSNNINQTGFPEPVPFAGDKRIFVADMFYDITHPVRRELHRQYIRQCLDNFADNSNVIQLTSAEFTGPLHFVQFWLDVIAEWEAETGKKAKVALSTTKDVQDAILADSKRAAVVDIINIRYWHYKTDGIFAPEGGKNMAPRQHMRKMKVGKVTFSEAYKAVNEYRQKYPQKAVTFYAQNYPAMGWAIFMAGGSCPVIPCTDKVFLRDAAIMEVEETNTDEYKKLVKSDIGSIIYSKSGTDIPIQLSSGKYALKYIHPSSGKMEIINKSLKINGLYNLKVPDKKEGIYWFHKL
- a CDS encoding polysaccharide lyase — encoded protein: MNNIKKVLSAWMLVACVLPAAAQYPVIPDSVKARGAKQEAEFEQKSDAAWEKALPTVLQEAQKGRPYKPWASKPEDLIKSNIPAFPGAEGGGMYTPGGRGGKVIVVTSLEDSGAGTLREACETGGARIIVFNVSGVIRLKSPISVRAPYVTIAGQTAPGDGICVTGQSFLIDTHDVVIRHMRFRRGAQDVAFRDDAVGGNAVGNIMIDHCSASWGLDENMSIYRHVYNRGADGHGLKLPTVNITIQNSVFSEALDAYNHAFGATIGGHNSMFCRNLFASNISRNSSVGMDGDFNFVNNVVFNWWNRSVDGGDNKSFYNMINNYFKPGPITPLDKPISYRILKPEAGRDKSRPLSFGKAYVNGNIVHGNAKVTKNNWDGGVQLASEVDTEKFLPQIKVDEPFKMSPVTVMDTKKAYNFVLDNVGANFPKRDAVDARVIKTVQTGKAIYVKDAPEFVSPYVKRRLPADSYKLGIITDIRQVGGLPEYKGEPYVDTDGDGMPDVWETANGLNPNDPTDAVKDCNGDGYTNIEKYIHGIDTKKKVDWTDLKNNHDTLSKRKSLF
- a CDS encoding two-component regulator propeller domain-containing protein gives rise to the protein MRKRNILILLLSMMGVCAFAYPNMIVEHYTAERGLPNNIVNCTLKGTDGFVWFGTWYGLCSFDGTKFRSYDNRDGFYSADIPPRKIQRIVEDKNGFLWIKTIDRKLYLFDKRHESFHAVYDDVKEYSENIQIIKIQTTEDGDVLLLTKDKSLLRAYTDKEGKITMKQLHDSRPNVNVYDMRLKHNVFCETTEFINWIGMDYQILSLRKGKALRDKPADFIQKKISANPEQFTCASYNAKFLWLGDKNGHIYSIDPQNGVVNRYEIPEIEQPVSNILVTESGLMYITTNEGTYEYNIGYKQLTKLPFTIPEKDGGIIFYDKYDKIWFQEGNHALTYYDPLNKSNHRFTFPNQNKAIGNFEMQDAGEQGMFFLTPGGEILLFDRDKLEMTRINQMKPFSDDIPDQLFFHLLLDKDGILWLASTSSGVYRVNFPKKQFQLLTEVSPVPVTTERPTSWNQGIRALFQAQNGDIWVGTRWQTLYRLDRNGQVKQIFSDKNYLLGAVYHIMEDKDGNLWFSTKGNGLVKAEPDMNSPHGLRFTRYKNDPKNPNSISNNDVYFTYQDSRGRIWVGLLGGGLNLLSEENGEIVFIHKYNGLKQYPPYGLYMEVRTMTEDENGRIWVGTMDGLMSFDGHFTVPEQIQFETYRQVSERSNVADNDIYVLYKDTDSQIWVSVFGGGLNRLVRYDKEKHEPIFKSYGIREGMNNDVVKSIVEDKNGNLWFTTEIGLSCFNKATEQFRNYDKYDGFLNVEMEEGSALRTLNGDLWIGTRQGILAFSPDKLETQHTNYDTRIVDFKVSNRDLRSFQDCPILKESITYTDAIRLNYNQSMFTIEFAALNFYNQNRVSYRYILEGYEKEWHYNGKNRIASYTNVPPGDYTFRVETIDEANPELVSDCTLAVTILPPWWLSWWATLIYVILGLAALYFGLRLAFFMLKMKNDIYIEQKVSEMKIKFFTNISHELRTPLTLIKGPIQELKEREKLSPKGLQYVELMEKNTNQMLQLVNQILDFRKIQNGKMRLHVSLIDFNEMIASFQKEFRVLSEENEISFTFQLPDEAIMVWADKEKLSIVVRNIISNAFKFTHAGGSIHVTAGLTDDGKRCYVRVEDNGEGIPQNKLTEIFERFSQGENTKNPYYQGTGIGLALSKEIVNLHHGLIRAESPDGQGAVFIVELLMDKEHYRPSEVDFYVSDTEAAPVTSDEETENISSIEGTEDEPEFDASLPTLLLVEDNKDLCQLIKLQLEDKFNIHIANNGVEGLKKVHLYHPDIVVTDQMMPEMDGLEMLQAIRKDFQISHIPVIILTAKNDEGAKTKAITLGANAYITKPFSKEYLLARIDQLLAERKIFRERIRQQMENQTTTQEDSYEQFLVKKDVQFLEKIHQVIEENMDDSDFNIDTIASGIGLSRSAFFKKLKSLTGLAPVDLVKEIRLNKSIELIKNTDLSVSEVAFAVGFKDSGYYSKCFRKKYNQTPREYMNEWRKGEK